Genomic DNA from Wolbachia endosymbiont of Aedes albopictus:
CAGAATCAGAAAAATATGAAAAGCTTGTTACACAACTATGTCAGCGCGAAGGATCAATCATTATCTTTGTCAAAACAAAGCGAGGAGCGGATCAGCTAGCTAGCAGATTGTACAAAGATGACTATAGCGCTTTAGCAATTCATGGTGATTTAAGGCAGCACAAGCGTGAAAGGGTCATTAATTCTTTTCGTCGTGGCCGCAATCAAATCATGGTTGCAACAGATGTTGCTTCTCGCGGCCTTGATATTCCCCACATTCAACATGTTATCAATTATGATGCACCACAATCGCAAGCTGACTATATTCATCGTATAGGCAGAACTGCACGTGCTGGAGCTGAAGGGCATGCGCTATCTTTTGTTACACCTCAAGATAAGAGAAGACTGCCTGCATTGGCAGACAAAGAAGGAGAGCCAAATTTTGATTGTAGTGTGCAATTTAAAAAACGTAATAGCAAAAAGGTCTTTAAAAGACCAAGTACGTTAAAGACTAAATACGGTAGAAAAAAGATCAATGCATTTAAAAAGAAAAGCAGAGTACTAGAAAAAGCATATTAAATAGGATTTACCTACAACTTGATAAGCGTAAAACTCGTCATTCCGCTACTCATTAGCGGAATCTATGTTGAGATATCGCGGTGCTATGACGTAGATCCAGAGTGGGGATTCAAATTGGTTACAGCGCACTGCTGGATTTCAATTTTTTTAATAATTGTGTGCTATTCATTATATATGAGTTCCCACTTTTAAAGAGAATAGGAGATGATTTCCAAAAACTTAGAGGCAAGTTTGAATAGAGCGCTACTCATTGCTTCTAATTTTAATCTAAAATATGCGAAAGTAGAACATTTATTGCTGGCGTTAACTAAAGACGTGGATGTAAATTACGTTTTATCAAGATGTAATATCAGAGCCGATGAAATCATCAATATGGATAACATTCTATCAAGATGCAATATTAAGGCTAATGATTATAATAATAATATAAAAGGGTTTTTACAAAGCAGTTCTGAATTGATTATCAGTGGAGTTAAACCTAGCTCAATGTTTCAATGCATAATACACAGAGCAATAATACGGGCTCATAGCTTGGGGAAAAAAGAAATAAATGGAGCAAGTGTTCTAGTAGAAATTTTGTCTGAGCAAAATTTCTACGTCGAAGATCTATTGCAGAAACAAAGTGCGAAAGATTCCAATTTGATTTACCATATATCTAATATAAAATACTCTAACGATATAGATGAATACACCACCAATCATAAAGTAAAACTTGATAAAAATAATGACGCTTCCACTACAGTGAATAAAGGTGAGCTACTAAAAGATGAGGAAATTCTACAAAGTTATTGTAAAAATTTAAATGACTATGCAAGAAGCAAAAAAATAGATTATGTTATTGGTCGTGATTATGAATTAAATCGCACTATAGAAATATTATTGAGGCGTAGAAAAAACAACCCTTTATATGTTGGAGACCCAGGTGTTGGCAAAACAACAATAGTTGAGGGTTTGGTATTGAAGATCATTGAAGGCAGTGTTCCGAGTGCGCTCAGGTCCAGTATAATTTATGCTTTGGATTTAGGATCACTCCTTGCAGGGACACGCTACAGAGGTGATTTTGAAGAGAGAATAAAATCTATAATAAAAGCGATTGAGGTAAAACCAGGTGCTATCCTTTTTATTGATGAAATACACACTATCATTGGAGCAGGTTCTACAAGTGGTAGCTTTCTTGATGCCGGTAACCTACTCAAACCTGCGCTTGCAAGAGGTACACTGCGTTGTATAGGTGCAACTACATATAGAGAATATAGCACTAGTTTTGAAAAAGATAAAGCACTAGCGAGAAGGTTTCAAAAAATTAATGTTAAAGAATCTTCTGTTAATGAAACGATAAAGATACTAGATGGTATAAAGCACTACTATGAAGGGTATCATGGAGTATATTATACAAAAAATGCCATTAGG
This window encodes:
- a CDS encoding AAA family ATPase, which produces MISKNLEASLNRALLIASNFNLKYAKVEHLLLALTKDVDVNYVLSRCNIRADEIINMDNILSRCNIKANDYNNNIKGFLQSSSELIISGVKPSSMFQCIIHRAIIRAHSLGKKEINGASVLVEILSEQNFYVEDLLQKQSAKDSNLIYHISNIKYSNDIDEYTTNHKVKLDKNNDASTTVNKGELLKDEEILQSYCKNLNDYARSKKIDYVIGRDYELNRTIEILLRRRKNNPLYVGDPGVGKTTIVEGLVLKIIEGSVPSALRSSIIYALDLGSLLAGTRYRGDFEERIKSIIKAIEVKPGAILFIDEIHTIIGAGSTSGSFLDAGNLLKPALARGTLRCIGATTYREYSTSFEKDKALARRFQKINVKESSVNETIKILDGIKHYYEGYHGVYYTKNAIRSAAELSHKYITGRILPDKAVDVIDEAGAYCKLLRNRGKIVNSRDIKNTITRITNVPCGSESDDLQKVKSLKANLEKVIFGQEQAIESLVNSIKIAKSGLRNYNKPLANYLFAGPTGVGKTELAKQLAESMGMNLIRFDMSEYIESHTISRMIGSPPGYVGYDQGGLLTESVSNNQYSVVLLDEIEKAHSDIYNILLQIMDYGCVTDTYGRKVNFSNIILIMTTNAGAVERSKSFVGFGHKNFNIGDSEKAIEQVFSPEFRNRLDAIISFADLSTDVILHIVDKFVLELKKQLTQKGINCLVEGEVKSYLVQMGYSKEMGARPIERLIEKEIKSYLAEEILNRKLIKGKKLRIYMNKVESKIAFDIV